A single window of Haliotis asinina isolate JCU_RB_2024 chromosome 5, JCU_Hal_asi_v2, whole genome shotgun sequence DNA harbors:
- the LOC137285321 gene encoding uncharacterized protein isoform X1: MHVQSEVLVSLIVLLLQIGRQVTADLQGYKTVEVAVRQPLFCYDCYEVEKNCQSLANLTAIKVTKCRDYERFCKVRRINNRKSQTVFERTCSPDCTPGCTTMLFRTQCVSCCTTDKCNSDNSVQRHHVTWHWTLVAALLVLITNVM, translated from the exons ATGCACGTGCAGTCCGAGGTGCTCGTGTCCCTTATTGTCCTCTTGCTACAAATAGGCCGACAGGTGACCGCAGATCTACAAG GCTACAAAACCGTGGAGGTGGCGGTGAGACAGCCCCTGTTTTGTTACGACTGCTACGAGGTGGAAAAGAACTGCCAGAGTCTGGCCAATCTGACCGCCATCAAGGTCACCAAGTGCAGGGACTATGAACGATTCTGTAAG GTTCGCCGTATCAACAACCGTAAGTCTCAAACAGTGTTCGAGCGCACCTGCAGTCCTGACTGCACGCCTGGATGTACAACAATGCTGTTCCGGACTCAGTGCGTCTCCTGTTGCACAACAGACAAGTGTAACAGCGACAACTCAGTACAACGCCACCATGTCACGTGGCACTGGACACTCGTAGCTGCGCTCCTTGTTTTAATCACAAATGTCATGTAA
- the LOC137285321 gene encoding uncharacterized protein isoform X2, translating into MTHTANIGRHTSAVSTGAGYKTVEVAVRQPLFCYDCYEVEKNCQSLANLTAIKVTKCRDYERFCKVRRINNRKSQTVFERTCSPDCTPGCTTMLFRTQCVSCCTTDKCNSDNSVQRHHVTWHWTLVAALLVLITNVM; encoded by the exons ATGACCCACACAGCAAATATTGGACGGCACACGTCAGCTGTGTCCACGGGCGCAG GCTACAAAACCGTGGAGGTGGCGGTGAGACAGCCCCTGTTTTGTTACGACTGCTACGAGGTGGAAAAGAACTGCCAGAGTCTGGCCAATCTGACCGCCATCAAGGTCACCAAGTGCAGGGACTATGAACGATTCTGTAAG GTTCGCCGTATCAACAACCGTAAGTCTCAAACAGTGTTCGAGCGCACCTGCAGTCCTGACTGCACGCCTGGATGTACAACAATGCTGTTCCGGACTCAGTGCGTCTCCTGTTGCACAACAGACAAGTGTAACAGCGACAACTCAGTACAACGCCACCATGTCACGTGGCACTGGACACTCGTAGCTGCGCTCCTTGTTTTAATCACAAATGTCATGTAA